The following proteins are co-located in the Sporolactobacillus pectinivorans genome:
- a CDS encoding DMT family transporter has product MILLFLISGLIAGTSIPVQTSINSKLGRKVGSPFLSSLISFFIGTLTLLVLTLSIDHRLTFAAAAFRVNPWWVWIGGGILGVCYLTSNILLLPKLGAALTVVTTLCGQMIMAICIDEFGWFGVPIHEFNLPKLIGVVCMLAGVILMKRF; this is encoded by the coding sequence ATGATTCTGCTTTTTCTGATTAGCGGTCTGATTGCCGGCACGAGCATCCCGGTTCAGACCTCGATCAACTCAAAGTTAGGGCGAAAAGTGGGTTCGCCCTTCCTTTCCTCTCTGATCTCTTTTTTTATCGGAACGCTGACACTGCTTGTGCTTACTTTGTCAATCGATCACCGTCTGACCTTTGCAGCCGCGGCTTTTCGTGTTAATCCGTGGTGGGTATGGATCGGCGGCGGGATTCTCGGTGTCTGCTATTTAACAAGCAATATTCTGCTGCTGCCCAAGCTGGGTGCCGCTCTCACTGTGGTCACGACTCTGTGCGGCCAGATGATCATGGCTATCTGCATTGACGAGTTTGGATGGTTTGGCGTCCCCATCCATGAGTTCAATCTACCGAAACTGATCGGTGTCGTCTGTATGCTTGCCGGCGTGATTCTGATGAAAAGATTTTGA